The stretch of DNA GTTTTCTCATACTAGAAAAATTGCAAAAATTATGACAATGGTGTGTGTGGTAGAAAAGGGCACAAATATATTGGATGGGCAGCGAATTAACTACCTGTAACGGCGTATTAGCTAATGGTTAACATTTTTTTATTTAATTGTATTAAAGATATAATTAACATGAAAAAATAGGCCGTGCGTTAGCACGGCATAGCCAGGTTATGGAAGCTAGAGTTAGTACCTGATGGTTGGGTCGCCGTATAATAACGGGCAGTACCCTTCGCCAATACAGTATTCACCAAGCAATAAATGAGTTTTAGTAGTATTAGCTAAATGGGCCTGCTGTGGCACCGTGCTCCCTGCGCGAGCCAAGCAGTATCGAGGTGTTTTGTATTTGCACTTATCAAATACAAAACTGTGTGATCCCTCTTGCTTTATACGAAAGCCTCGGTAGATAGCAGGTCCTTGGATTACCCCTAGTAATTGATGGTTTTTATCTAACATATAGCACTCGTTGTATCTCTGCTGTTCTCTGAATAGTTCAAAGAAAAAGAGGTTGTGTTGGCAGCCCGGTATTTTACGATTAACCTGTAATGTCGCTAGCCAAAGGGTAGGGTTTTCTCGTTGAACTGAAGCCGCGAGAATATTCTACTTTCGCCGGGGCTTTACCTGGTGCCTTCTATTTCGCTTTACTTATGTCTGCAGCTACTCTCGCTACCCCCAACACTGATAACGAACCGATGACTGTAGTTGGCGGTGGCCTGGTAGGGTCGTTGTTAGCGCTGTATCTGGCCCGGCATGGGCACACAGTGCAGGTGTTTGAGCGGCGCCCCGATCCAAGAAGTAGTGAAAGCCTAGAAGGGCGCTCTATCAACTTGGCGCTTTCTGACCGGGGCTGGCGAGCATTACAGGGCATTGGCGTTGAGGAAGCCGTGCGAGAGGTAGCTATTCCGCTATACCGCCGGGTAATGCATGATCAGCGCGGGCAGCTAACTATGCAGCCCTACGGCCATGCCGAGCAGGCTATCTACTCGGTTTCACGGGCAGGGCTCAATAAGCGCTTGTTAGATTTAGTAGACCAGGAGCCCCGAGTGGAGGTACTCTTCAATCAGCAATGCCGCCGCGTAGACCTGCGCAGTCGCACCCTAGAAATGTTTGACGCCGCCGCTGGCAACAGCCAGGTGCACACCTACCGGCATTTATTCGGGACGGATGGGGCGTACTCCTCAGTACGGGCCGCCATGCAGAAGACCGACCGCTTTAACTACTCCCAACAGTACCTTAACTACGGGTATAAGGAGCTTACTATTGCCGCTGGTCCCAACAACAGTTGGGCTATTGAGAAAAATGCCCTGCATATCTGGCCCAGGGGGCAATACATGATGATTGCCTTGCCCAACCTGGATGGCTCATTTAACTGCACGTTGTTTTTCCCCTACGAAGGCCCAAACTCCTTTGAAACGCTACTAACCCCAGCGCAGGTGCGGGGCTTTTTTGAGGAAGTATTCCCGGATGCCGTACCCCTGATGCCGGAACTAGAGCAGGAGTTCTTTGAAAACCCCACGAGCTCTCTGGTAACCGTACGGTGCTACCCCTGGTCGGTGGCTGATGAAGTATTACTGCTTGGGGATGCCTCCCACGCCATTGTGCCCTTCTACGGGCAGGGTATGAATGCCGGCTTTGAGGATTGCACCATTCTGCAAGAGCTCATGACCCGGCACGGAGACAATTGGCTGACTATTTTTCAGGAGTTTCAGCAGCAGCGCAAACCCAACGCCGACGCCATGGCGGACTTGGCCGTGTATAACTTCGAGGAAATGCGCGACCGGGTTGCGGACCCACGCTTTTTGCTGC from Hymenobacter taeanensis encodes:
- a CDS encoding FAD-dependent oxidoreductase — its product is MSAATLATPNTDNEPMTVVGGGLVGSLLALYLARHGHTVQVFERRPDPRSSESLEGRSINLALSDRGWRALQGIGVEEAVREVAIPLYRRVMHDQRGQLTMQPYGHAEQAIYSVSRAGLNKRLLDLVDQEPRVEVLFNQQCRRVDLRSRTLEMFDAAAGNSQVHTYRHLFGTDGAYSSVRAAMQKTDRFNYSQQYLNYGYKELTIAAGPNNSWAIEKNALHIWPRGQYMMIALPNLDGSFNCTLFFPYEGPNSFETLLTPAQVRGFFEEVFPDAVPLMPELEQEFFENPTSSLVTVRCYPWSVADEVLLLGDASHAIVPFYGQGMNAGFEDCTILQELMTRHGDNWLTIFQEFQQQRKPNADAMADLAVYNFEEMRDRVADPRFLLQKKIESKISAQYPQQWLPLYSQVTFSHLPYAEAWANGQAQERIMQRIMPHIQTEADFELPEVQALIAQELAHRE